One region of Oxalobacteraceae bacterium OTU3CAMAD1 genomic DNA includes:
- the cobA gene encoding uroporphyrinogen-III C-methyltransferase, whose translation MASFGKVYLIGAGPGAQDLITMRGARLLAQADVVLHDALVTPEMLELCPQAEKISVGKRSGQRSTAQQVINQQLVENAQRHALVVRLKGGDPMLFGRADEELRALEEAGIEVEIVPGITTAVAAAAASKQPLTKRGVARSVAFFTSSTAPDEAHHDAIPDTDTLVQYMGGREAIATAERLLAHGHRPDTPVVVIENCSRPDQRIRRLTIAALALGLGEAHGPVLVMLGDAMQSRSHQRLEAEISGAIDRQLGA comes from the coding sequence ATGGCATCTTTCGGAAAAGTCTATTTGATCGGCGCCGGCCCCGGCGCCCAGGACCTGATCACCATGCGCGGCGCGCGCCTGCTGGCGCAAGCCGACGTCGTACTGCACGACGCGCTGGTGACCCCGGAGATGCTGGAGCTGTGCCCGCAGGCCGAAAAAATCTCGGTCGGCAAACGCAGCGGCCAGCGCTCGACCGCGCAGCAGGTCATCAACCAACAGTTGGTCGAGAACGCCCAGCGCCATGCGCTGGTGGTGCGCCTCAAGGGCGGCGACCCGATGCTGTTCGGCCGCGCCGACGAGGAGCTGCGCGCGTTGGAGGAAGCCGGCATCGAAGTTGAAATCGTCCCTGGCATCACCACCGCCGTCGCCGCCGCCGCCGCCAGCAAGCAACCGCTGACCAAACGCGGCGTGGCCCGCAGCGTGGCCTTTTTCACCTCGTCGACGGCGCCGGACGAAGCACACCACGACGCCATCCCCGACACCGACACCCTGGTGCAGTACATGGGCGGGCGCGAAGCCATCGCCACCGCCGAACGCCTGCTGGCGCACGGCCACCGTCCGGACACCCCGGTCGTCGTCATCGAAAACTGCAGCCGTCCGGACCAGCGCATCCGCCGCCTGACCATCGCCGCGCTGGCCCTGGGGCTGGGCGAAGCCCACGGTCCGGTGCTGGTGATGCTGGGCGACGCCATGCAAAGCCGCTCGCATCAACGCCTCGAAGCGGAGATCAGCGGCGCAATAGACCGCCAGCTCGGCGCCTGA
- the lptF gene encoding LPS export ABC transporter permease LptF — MASTAFASFTILFSVCVTWTLIGILGKAAGGKVASSDVVALILFATVNYLPTILILTSFISVLMVVTRSYRDSEMVVWFASGLSLTRWIAPVLTFGLPMVLLTAGLSFVAAPWAKEKSAEYIERFAKREDLQKVSPGQFRESSSANRIFFVEGVAGDTSVVQNVFVNTVDKNGTAVIVAREGVISNGPKGERYLVLKNGRRYQGMPGQSDFQTMEFDTYSMRVTSQSQDLDSERDTDAVPTMELLTDTTNSGRAELLWRIASPLTCLVLVLLAIPLGFVNPRAGSSANLIIALLIFFSYTNAVKLVEGSVRLGKFSFALSWWPLHLMAALTVLGLFAWRLNLNHRYHPLALLAAMKRSRSANGANKKAVAP, encoded by the coding sequence ATGGCCAGCACCGCCTTCGCCAGCTTCACGATTCTGTTCAGCGTTTGCGTTACCTGGACCTTGATCGGCATCCTCGGCAAGGCCGCCGGCGGCAAGGTCGCCTCCAGCGACGTCGTCGCGCTGATCCTTTTCGCAACGGTGAATTATCTGCCAACTATCCTCATCCTCACCAGCTTTATTTCGGTGCTGATGGTGGTCACGCGCAGCTACCGCGATTCCGAGATGGTCGTGTGGTTCGCCTCCGGCTTGAGCCTGACCCGCTGGATCGCGCCGGTGCTGACCTTCGGCCTGCCGATGGTGCTGCTGACGGCGGGCCTGAGCTTCGTCGCCGCGCCGTGGGCCAAGGAAAAGAGCGCGGAGTACATCGAGCGCTTCGCCAAGCGCGAAGACCTGCAAAAGGTCTCGCCCGGCCAATTCCGCGAATCGTCGTCGGCCAACCGCATCTTCTTTGTCGAAGGTGTCGCCGGCGACACCTCGGTGGTGCAGAACGTGTTCGTCAACACGGTCGATAAAAACGGCACGGCGGTCATCGTCGCGCGCGAGGGCGTGATCAGCAATGGACCGAAAGGCGAGCGCTATCTGGTGCTCAAGAACGGCCGCCGCTACCAGGGCATGCCGGGACAGTCCGACTTCCAGACCATGGAGTTCGACACCTACAGCATGCGCGTGACCAGCCAATCCCAGGACCTCGACTCCGAGCGCGACACCGACGCCGTGCCGACAATGGAGCTGCTCACCGATACCACCAACTCCGGCCGCGCCGAGCTGCTATGGCGGATCGCCTCGCCGCTGACCTGCCTGGTGCTGGTGCTGCTGGCGATCCCGCTGGGATTCGTCAATCCGCGCGCCGGCAGTTCGGCCAACCTGATTATCGCGCTGCTGATCTTCTTCTCGTACACCAACGCGGTCAAGCTGGTCGAGGGTAGCGTCAGGCTGGGCAAGTTCTCGTTCGCGCTGTCCTGGTGGCCGCTGCACCTGATGGCGGCGTTGACGGTACTCGGCCTGTTCGCATGGAGGCTCAATCTGAATCACCGTTACCACCCGCTGGCGCTGCTGGCCGCGATGAAGCGTTCGCGTAGCGCCAATGGGGCTAACAAGAAGGCGGTGGCGCCATGA
- a CDS encoding DUF1653 domain-containing protein translates to MTRFRHYKGGLYELVCEATLESDLSTMIVYRAPDGSIWARPKDVFFQLIEVDGVKVQRFTPLD, encoded by the coding sequence ATGACACGCTTCCGGCATTACAAGGGCGGCCTCTACGAGTTGGTGTGCGAGGCCACCCTGGAGTCCGACCTGAGCACCATGATTGTTTACCGCGCGCCCGACGGGTCCATTTGGGCGCGGCCGAAAGACGTTTTTTTTCAACTCATCGAGGTCGATGGCGTAAAAGTGCAACGCTTTACGCCTCTTGATTGA
- the xth gene encoding exodeoxyribonuclease III — translation MKLATWNVNSLNVRLPHVMNWLAENPTDVLCLQETKLTDDKFPASIIEAAGYHVVYSGQKTYNGVAIISRLPIADVVKNNPLLDDPQQRILAATIDGVRVVCAYVPNGQSVGSEKYEYKMGWLSAFHDWIKQEAALHPQLAVVGDYNIAPEDRDVHDPAAWEGMVHVSEKERAALTRLLDIGLTDSYRLFEQPEKSFSWWDYRGLGFRLNKGLRIDHILLSPALVARCSACVIDRAPRKLEQPSDHAPVIATLD, via the coding sequence ATGAAACTAGCCACATGGAATGTTAACTCACTGAACGTAAGACTGCCGCACGTTATGAATTGGCTTGCGGAAAATCCAACAGACGTGCTCTGTTTGCAAGAAACAAAATTAACCGATGACAAGTTTCCGGCTAGTATTATTGAAGCCGCAGGCTATCATGTTGTGTACAGCGGGCAAAAAACTTACAACGGCGTCGCCATTATTTCCAGGCTGCCGATCGCCGACGTCGTCAAAAACAACCCGCTCCTCGATGATCCCCAGCAACGTATCCTCGCTGCAACCATCGACGGTGTGCGCGTCGTCTGCGCCTACGTGCCGAACGGCCAGAGCGTTGGCTCCGAGAAATACGAATACAAAATGGGCTGGCTCTCGGCCTTCCACGACTGGATCAAGCAAGAGGCCGCCCTGCACCCGCAACTGGCCGTCGTCGGCGACTACAACATCGCCCCCGAAGACCGCGACGTCCACGATCCGGCCGCCTGGGAAGGCATGGTGCACGTTTCCGAAAAGGAACGCGCCGCCCTCACCCGCCTGCTCGACATCGGCCTCACCGATTCCTACCGCCTGTTCGAACAGCCCGAAAAATCGTTCAGCTGGTGGGACTACCGGGGCCTCGGCTTCCGGCTCAACAAAGGCCTGCGCATCGACCACATCCTGCTGTCGCCGGCGCTGGTCGCACGCTGCAGCGCCTGCGTCATCGACCGCGCGCCGCGCAAGCTGGAGCAGCCGTCCGACCACGCGCCGGTGATCGCCACGCTCGACTAA
- a CDS encoding leucyl aminopeptidase → MDFSIKAFDTKNTINSAKTGVVAVAVFENKKLSQAAKALDGSGDITAALKSGDISGKAGTTLLLRGVKGASAERVLLVGLGSDDAVSEKSFASGVSAALKAFSALGTSDAIIALPMTEVKERDVNWAIRCVVQSAHEAAFRTDGQKSKKDPAPAGVKKIALAVPNTPATKLALAQAVSIANGMDLTKELGNLSANVCTPTYLANTAKKLAKDYKFDVEILDRKQLEALKMNSFLSVTNGSEQPPKFIILKHMGGKSKDAPVVLVGKGITFDTGGISLKPGPGMDEMKYDMGGAASVLGTFRAIGEMDLKLNVIGVIASCENMPSGRATKPGDIVTSMNGLTIEILNTDAEGRLVLCDALTYAERFNPAAVIDIATLTGACIVALGHHKSGLFTRDDDVHNKLADEIMAAGKASSDTAWRLPIGEEYNEQLKSNFADLANIGTPGGASCTAAAFLENFTRKYTWAHLDIAGTAWKSGGAKGATGRPVPLLSNFLINRAGS, encoded by the coding sequence ATGGACTTTAGCATAAAAGCATTCGACACAAAAAACACCATCAACTCGGCCAAAACGGGCGTCGTCGCCGTGGCGGTGTTCGAGAATAAAAAGCTGTCGCAAGCTGCCAAAGCACTGGACGGTTCCGGTGACATCACGGCCGCGCTCAAGTCCGGCGACATCAGCGGCAAAGCCGGCACCACGTTGCTGCTGCGCGGCGTCAAGGGCGCCAGCGCCGAGCGCGTGCTGCTGGTCGGCCTGGGCAGCGACGACGCCGTTAGCGAGAAAAGCTTCGCCAGCGGCGTTTCCGCGGCCTTGAAGGCTTTCTCGGCCCTGGGCACGAGCGACGCTATTATCGCACTGCCGATGACCGAAGTGAAAGAGCGCGACGTCAATTGGGCGATCCGCTGCGTGGTGCAGAGCGCCCACGAGGCGGCGTTCCGCACCGACGGCCAGAAAAGCAAGAAGGACCCGGCACCGGCCGGCGTCAAGAAGATCGCCCTGGCGGTGCCGAACACCCCTGCCACCAAGCTGGCGCTGGCCCAAGCCGTGTCCATTGCCAACGGCATGGACCTGACCAAGGAACTGGGCAACCTGTCGGCCAACGTCTGCACCCCAACGTATCTCGCCAACACCGCCAAGAAGCTGGCCAAGGACTACAAGTTCGACGTCGAGATCCTGGACCGCAAACAGCTCGAAGCGCTGAAGATGAACAGCTTCCTGTCGGTCACCAACGGCAGCGAGCAGCCGCCGAAGTTCATCATCCTCAAGCACATGGGCGGCAAGTCCAAGGACGCGCCGGTGGTATTGGTCGGCAAGGGGATCACCTTCGACACCGGCGGCATCTCGCTCAAGCCGGGTCCCGGCATGGACGAAATGAAGTACGACATGGGCGGCGCCGCCTCGGTGCTGGGCACCTTCCGCGCCATCGGCGAGATGGACCTGAAACTGAACGTGATCGGCGTGATCGCCAGCTGCGAGAACATGCCGTCGGGCCGCGCCACCAAGCCGGGCGACATCGTCACCTCGATGAACGGCTTGACCATCGAGATCCTCAACACCGACGCCGAAGGCCGCCTGGTGCTGTGCGACGCGCTGACCTACGCGGAGCGCTTCAACCCGGCCGCGGTGATCGACATCGCCACCCTGACGGGCGCCTGCATCGTGGCGCTGGGTCACCACAAGAGCGGTTTGTTCACGCGCGACGACGACGTCCATAACAAGCTGGCCGACGAGATCATGGCCGCCGGCAAAGCCTCGAGCGACACCGCGTGGCGCCTGCCGATCGGCGAGGAGTACAACGAGCAGCTGAAGTCCAACTTCGCGGACCTGGCCAACATCGGCACGCCGGGCGGCGCGTCGTGCACGGCGGCGGCGTTCCTGGAGAACTTCACGCGCAAGTACACGTGGGCGCACCTGGACATCGCCGGCACCGCATGGAAATCGGGCGGCGCGAAAGGCGCGACCGGCCGTCCGGTGCCGCTGCTGTCGAACTTCCTGATCAACCGCGCCGGTTCGTAA
- a CDS encoding GTP-binding protein, with product MNASTNQVETQTERGLLRFITAGSVDDGKSTLIGRLLFDSKGIFADQLDAMSRSKHKRTVGDAVDLSLLTDGLEAEREQGITIDVAYRYFATPKRKFIIADTPGHEQYTRNMVTGASTADAVIILIDVSKVKLREDGGVDLLIQTKRHSTIAHLLQIEHVVVAVNKMDLVNYDQAIYDRIVKAYGEFAATLGLKDITPIPLSALSGDNVVDASEKLSWYKGPTLIELLESLSVYDESHNAPFRFPVQLVARHNGHEANDFRGYMGRIEAGKVSVGDKLVVQPSGQSATVKDIVTLEGSHQSAVVGQSITLLLNEYLDISRGDLLANVEQPATLLKTLKADVCWMSDEPLDQRRKYWIKHGTKQTSAKITGIDSLLDINTQQRHAADGLKLNDIARIGLTVQQPLAADAYADIRATGAFILIDEVTHQTVAAGMIRLSE from the coding sequence ATGAACGCTAGCACCAACCAAGTAGAAACCCAGACCGAGCGCGGACTTTTACGCTTCATCACCGCCGGTTCCGTCGACGACGGCAAATCCACGCTGATCGGCCGCCTGCTGTTCGACAGCAAAGGGATCTTCGCCGACCAGCTGGACGCGATGTCGCGCTCCAAGCACAAGCGCACCGTCGGCGACGCCGTCGACCTGTCGCTGCTGACCGACGGCCTGGAAGCCGAACGCGAACAAGGCATCACCATCGACGTGGCCTACCGCTACTTCGCCACGCCGAAGCGCAAGTTCATCATCGCCGACACGCCGGGCCACGAACAGTACACCCGCAACATGGTGACGGGCGCCTCGACCGCCGATGCCGTCATCATCCTGATCGACGTCTCGAAAGTGAAGCTGCGCGAGGACGGCGGCGTCGATCTGCTGATCCAGACCAAGCGCCACTCGACCATCGCCCACCTGCTGCAGATCGAGCACGTGGTCGTCGCCGTCAACAAGATGGACCTGGTGAACTACGACCAGGCGATCTACGACCGCATCGTCAAGGCTTACGGCGAATTCGCCGCCACCCTGGGCCTGAAGGACATCACACCGATTCCGCTGTCGGCCCTGAGCGGCGACAACGTCGTCGACGCCAGCGAAAAACTGAGCTGGTACAAAGGCCCTACCCTGATCGAGCTGCTCGAATCGCTGTCGGTCTACGATGAATCGCACAACGCGCCGTTCCGCTTCCCGGTGCAGCTGGTGGCGCGCCACAACGGCCACGAAGCCAACGACTTCCGCGGCTACATGGGCCGCATCGAGGCGGGCAAGGTCAGCGTCGGCGACAAGCTGGTGGTGCAGCCGTCCGGCCAGAGCGCCACCGTCAAGGACATCGTCACCCTGGAAGGCTCGCACCAGTCGGCGGTGGTCGGCCAGTCGATCACCTTGCTGCTGAACGAGTACCTGGACATCTCGCGCGGCGACCTGCTGGCCAATGTCGAACAGCCTGCGACCCTGCTCAAGACCTTGAAGGCGGACGTCTGCTGGATGTCCGACGAGCCGCTCGACCAGCGCCGCAAGTACTGGATCAAGCACGGCACCAAGCAGACCTCGGCCAAGATCACCGGCATCGACTCGCTGTTGGACATCAACACCCAGCAGCGCCACGCCGCCGATGGCCTGAAGCTGAACGACATCGCCCGCATCGGCCTGACCGTCCAGCAGCCGCTGGCGGCCGACGCCTATGCCGACATCCGTGCCACCGGCGCCTTTATTCTGATCGACGAAGTGACCCACCAGACCGTCGCGGCGGGTATGATTCGCCTTTCGGAATAA
- a CDS encoding glutaminyl-peptide cyclotransferase, protein MQINSITTPLLLSLLFSLLPAAGALAAPSIPTYDFKVVRSYPHDPQAFTQGLLYRDGFLYESTGLNGKSSIRKVNLETGKVLQSKDIPPQYFGEGLTAWKDTLVSITWQTQTGFVFDLATFDLRNQFAYPGEGWGLAQNGKELVLSDGSATLRFLDPKTFLEVRRVKVTADGIAVDQINELEVVGDEIFANIWHTNTIARIDQNTGKIVGWIDLGKLYPEAGKGLNTENVLNGIAWDADKKRLFVTGKLWPKLYEIKLVPRK, encoded by the coding sequence GTGCAAATAAACAGCATCACAACCCCGCTCCTGCTTTCCCTGCTGTTTTCCCTGCTGCCGGCCGCCGGCGCGCTGGCCGCCCCCTCGATACCGACCTACGACTTCAAGGTCGTGCGCAGCTACCCGCACGACCCTCAGGCGTTCACCCAGGGCCTGCTGTACCGCGACGGTTTTCTCTACGAGAGCACGGGCCTGAACGGCAAATCGTCGATCCGCAAGGTGAATCTGGAGACCGGCAAGGTCCTGCAAAGCAAGGACATCCCGCCGCAGTACTTCGGCGAAGGCCTGACCGCCTGGAAGGACACGCTGGTCAGCATCACCTGGCAAACGCAGACCGGCTTCGTATTCGACCTCGCCACCTTCGACCTGCGCAACCAGTTCGCCTATCCGGGCGAGGGCTGGGGCCTGGCGCAAAACGGCAAGGAACTGGTGCTCAGCGACGGCAGCGCAACCCTGCGCTTCCTCGACCCCAAGACCTTCCTCGAAGTGCGCCGCGTGAAAGTGACGGCCGACGGCATCGCGGTCGACCAGATCAACGAGCTGGAAGTGGTGGGCGACGAGATCTTCGCCAACATCTGGCACACCAACACGATCGCCCGCATCGATCAGAACACCGGCAAGATCGTCGGCTGGATCGATTTGGGCAAGCTGTACCCGGAGGCCGGCAAAGGTCTCAACACCGAAAACGTCTTGAACGGCATCGCCTGGGACGCCGACAAAAAACGCCTGTTCGTTACCGGCAAACTGTGGCCCAAGCTTTACGAGATCAAGCTGGTGCCGAGGAAGTAG
- a CDS encoding CbiX/SirB N-terminal domain-containing protein, with amino-acid sequence MSSKVNKQALVLFAHGARAASWAAPFARLRDLTQARTPDVPVSLAFLELMEPRLPEQVAALTAGGITHITVVPVFLGQGGHVLRDLPLMVDQLRIDYPQTTINVVEAAGENAAVLNALSDYCVASLAP; translated from the coding sequence ATGAGCAGTAAAGTGAACAAACAAGCCCTGGTTCTTTTCGCGCACGGCGCCCGCGCCGCGTCGTGGGCGGCGCCGTTCGCGCGCCTGCGCGACCTGACGCAGGCGCGCACGCCGGATGTCCCGGTATCGTTGGCGTTCCTGGAGTTGATGGAGCCGCGTCTGCCGGAGCAGGTGGCGGCGCTGACGGCCGGCGGCATCACGCATATCACGGTGGTGCCGGTGTTCCTGGGGCAGGGCGGTCATGTGCTGCGCGACCTGCCGCTGATGGTCGATCAATTGCGCATCGATTATCCGCAAACCACCATCAACGTGGTCGAAGCGGCCGGCGAGAACGCGGCGGTGCTCAACGCGCTTTCCGACTACTGCGTCGCTTCGCTGGCGCCTTGA
- the lptG gene encoding LPS export ABC transporter permease LptG, with amino-acid sequence MKILQRYFAVTIFQAVAFVLVAFLALQAFMDLTGELPRVGKNGYAIQYVLLFVAVKLPGHVYEVMPLAALIGTIYTMAQFASTSEFTIMRASSMTTGMVAWMLAKIGVVLVIITFIFGELITPRTAPLAEKIKLSGRGTTISTEFRSGLWTKDIVKSEGMTGEVIGSRFFNVREVRPDGKLVDVKLYEFDNNFRLRSITVAKSGTYQGTNKWLLSDVKENIFTNPALLKPGSQANLANNYEQGSSMIETRTSATKELLSEITPRILSVSRSDPERMSASELALYTRHLQENKQETERFKIAFWKKLFDPLAIFVLMALALPFGYLHTRSGGVSLKIFVGIMIGVSYLLVNTLFSHLGLLSTWPAALTAIAPSLIFLLLALGALWWVERH; translated from the coding sequence ATGAAGATCCTGCAACGCTACTTCGCGGTCACCATCTTCCAGGCGGTGGCCTTCGTGCTGGTCGCCTTCCTGGCGCTGCAAGCGTTCATGGACCTGACCGGCGAACTGCCGCGCGTCGGCAAGAACGGCTACGCGATCCAGTATGTGCTGCTGTTCGTGGCCGTCAAGCTGCCGGGCCATGTGTACGAGGTGATGCCGCTGGCGGCGCTGATCGGCACCATCTATACGATGGCGCAGTTCGCGTCGACGTCCGAGTTCACCATCATGCGCGCCTCCAGCATGACCACCGGCATGGTGGCGTGGATGCTGGCCAAGATCGGTGTCGTGCTGGTGATTATCACCTTCATCTTCGGTGAGTTGATCACGCCGCGCACCGCGCCGCTGGCCGAAAAAATCAAACTCAGTGGACGCGGCACGACGATTTCGACCGAGTTCCGTTCCGGCCTGTGGACCAAGGACATCGTCAAGTCCGAAGGCATGACCGGGGAGGTGATCGGTTCGCGTTTCTTCAACGTGCGCGAGGTGCGCCCGGACGGCAAACTGGTCGACGTCAAGCTGTACGAGTTCGATAACAACTTCCGCCTGCGCTCCATCACGGTGGCCAAGAGCGGCACCTACCAGGGCACGAACAAGTGGCTGCTGTCGGACGTGAAGGAAAACATCTTCACCAATCCGGCGCTGCTCAAGCCGGGCAGCCAGGCTAATCTGGCGAACAACTATGAGCAGGGCAGCAGCATGATCGAGACGCGCACCAGCGCGACCAAGGAGCTGCTGTCCGAGATCACGCCGCGCATCCTGTCGGTGTCGCGCTCCGACCCGGAACGCATGTCGGCCAGCGAGCTGGCGCTGTACACCCGCCACCTGCAGGAGAACAAGCAGGAGACGGAGCGCTTCAAGATCGCGTTCTGGAAAAAACTGTTCGATCCGCTGGCGATCTTCGTGCTGATGGCGTTGGCGCTGCCGTTCGGCTACCTGCATACCCGCAGCGGCGGCGTCAGTCTCAAGATTTTCGTCGGCATCATGATCGGCGTCAGCTACCTGCTGGTCAACACCTTGTTCTCGCACCTTGGTTTGTTGAGCACCTGGCCGGCGGCACTGACGGCGATCGCCCCGAGTTTAATTTTCCTGCTGCTGGCGCTAGGCGCGTTGTGGTGGGTGGAGCGACATTAG